A single window of Bacillus alveayuensis DNA harbors:
- a CDS encoding drug/metabolite transporter (DMT)-like permease (product_source=COG0697; cog=COG0697; pfam=PF00892; superfamily=103481; transmembrane_helix_parts=Inside_1_6,TMhelix_7_26,Outside_27_35,TMhelix_36_54,Inside_55_66,TMhelix_67_89,Outside_90_93,TMhelix_94_116,Inside_117_120,TMhelix_121_143,Outside_144_146,TMhelix_147_169,Inside_170_180,TMhelix_181_203,Outside_204_212,TMhelix_213_235,Inside_236_239,TMhelix_240_262,Outside_263_266,TMhelix_267_286,Inside_287_303), whose translation MKASTSLPYIALAIGVIAVSTSAILVKLATAPSAVIAFYRLLFSTLFILPYFLWKSMPELKTFTNKEWLNSIIAGVFLALHFILWFESLNYTSVASSVVLVTLQPIFSFIGTYFFFHEKISLHAFFSAIMAAIGSIIISWGDFQISGMALLGDFLALAACIMITAYLLFGQHVRKKHSLTAYTFIVYGISTVTLFFYCVLLQYPLVRYSYNDWVCFILLALIPTLLGHSLFNWSLKWISTNVISVTILFEPIGSIILAYIFLGESVITSQIIGGMIIISGILLFVFEKKFKRILKEEPSNINS comes from the coding sequence GTGAAAGCATCAACATCTTTACCATATATAGCATTAGCAATCGGAGTAATTGCTGTTTCCACTTCTGCCATATTAGTGAAGCTTGCCACAGCTCCATCAGCTGTTATTGCTTTTTATCGCTTACTTTTTTCAACGTTATTCATTTTGCCCTATTTTTTATGGAAAAGCATGCCTGAATTAAAAACATTTACGAATAAAGAGTGGTTAAATAGTATCATTGCAGGTGTTTTTTTAGCACTTCATTTTATTTTATGGTTTGAATCTTTAAACTACACATCAGTTGCTAGTTCTGTTGTACTAGTAACACTTCAGCCGATTTTTTCATTTATCGGCACTTATTTTTTCTTTCATGAAAAAATTTCCCTTCATGCTTTTTTTAGTGCCATTATGGCGGCTATAGGAAGTATTATTATTAGTTGGGGCGACTTTCAAATTAGCGGTATGGCACTACTTGGAGACTTTTTAGCTCTGGCAGCCTGCATAATGATAACAGCTTATTTATTGTTTGGTCAGCATGTAAGAAAAAAACATTCTTTAACTGCCTATACATTTATCGTTTATGGAATTAGTACGGTTACCTTGTTTTTCTATTGTGTTTTATTGCAATATCCACTGGTTCGATATTCATACAATGATTGGGTTTGTTTTATTCTTTTAGCGCTTATTCCAACATTACTAGGACATTCGTTATTTAATTGGTCTTTAAAATGGATCAGTACAAATGTCATTTCAGTAACCATTTTGTTTGAACCTATCGGCTCCATTATTTTAGCCTATATTTTTTTAGGGGAATCCGTTATTACATCACAAATTATTGGTGGAATGATTATTATTAGCGGTATTTTATTATTTGTGTTTGAGAAGAAATTTAAAAGGATTTTAAAAGAAGAACCCTCAAACATAAATAGTTAA